From Candidatus Methylacidiphilales bacterium, the proteins below share one genomic window:
- the lepB gene encoding signal peptidase I, with product MQINLARKTVGKYMTNNCKKYLYGLFLVIFIALFLFSIKYKIYIQHTESMSPTIFPGTLCLIKKCKENLNRFDIVAYELNYSEGIGLGRIVGLPCERIKFLESKIIIDDRELDLKEYKNIYNEINRNYGIKYGKEEYYEIKKGEYFLIGDNHRISFDSRYHGGIDSCRIIGKVVFTW from the coding sequence ATGCAGATAAACCTTGCCCGAAAAACGGTAGGTAAATATATGACTAATAATTGTAAAAAATATCTTTATGGACTTTTTTTAGTAATATTTATAGCTTTATTTTTATTTTCGATTAAATACAAAATCTATATACAACATACTGAAAGCATGTCTCCAACTATTTTTCCTGGGACGTTGTGTCTCATTAAAAAATGCAAAGAGAATCTTAATCGATTTGATATTGTTGCTTATGAATTGAATTATTCAGAAGGAATAGGTTTAGGTAGGATTGTGGGGCTGCCTTGTGAACGAATTAAATTTTTAGAAAGTAAGATAATTATTGATGATAGGGAGTTAGATTTAAAAGAATATAAAAATATCTACAATGAAATAAATAGAAATTATGGAATTAAATATGGCAAAGAAGAATACTATGAGATCAAGAAAGGTGAGTATTTTTTAATTGGCGATAATCACAGAATTTCCTTTGACAGTCGTTATCATGGCGGTATTGATTCTTGTAGAATAATTGGGAAGGTGGTTTTTACATGGTAA